The Candidatus Caldatribacterium sp. genome includes the window AAATCATCGAGAACATTGTTACCCACCAGAGAATGACACGAAGGGATGCTAAATTGCTTGCGATTCGCATGCTGGAGCGAGTGGGTATCCCGGAACCAAAGAAAAGAGTGGATGATTACCCTCACCAGTTGAGTGGAGGAATGCGGCAACGCGCCATGATAGCAATGGCCTTAGCTTGTAATCCGAGGTTACTCATAGCGGACGAGCCCACCACTGCCCTAGATGTGACGGTACAAGCTCAGGTGCTGGAGCTCCTTAGGGATCTGCAGCGGAAGATAGGTATGGCGGTCATTATCATAACCCATAACTTAGGAGTAGTAGCAGAAATTGCTGACTACGTGGCAGTCATGTATTTGGGAAGAATTATGGAATATGCCGAGGTGTGCGACCTATTTGATGATCCCTTGCATCCCTATACGCAAGCGTTGTTGAAATCCATACCGTATCTGGGTGTACAGGGGAGGAGTAAGGAACGGCTTGAAATCATTAGGGGTGATATCCCAGACCCATATGCTAAAATTGAGGGTTGTCTTTTTGCGTCAAGGTGTCCTCATTGTAAGCGCACCTGCATAGAGGCCCCTCCTCTGATAGAGGTAAAGAGTGGGCATCAGGTTCGATGCTGGTTGTATTGCTAAGAAGCCCCTCAGGATGACTGCAAGGGGGTTTTTGAACAGTGGGGTTTATTTTGAAGATTGGGCAATCGCAGTATCTTGGTTACCCTCGTCTGAGTAGATAGTAATTTACCTTGGGGATAGTTTCCTAGCACTCAGATTACCGAGAGTCGTTCAACTGTGTTTTATTCAAGTTCCTGTACGTGGTTGGAATTTTTGAGAGTAACGGCAGCACTCTCCAGTAGATGGAAGGAGGGTCAAGTATGCCCAAAATCGTCATTATCGGTGCAGGTAGCGTCGTTTTTGCTCAGAAGCTAATCACTGATATTATCACTTTTCCATCCCTTAGGAATAGCACTCTTGCCCTTGTGGACATCGATGAAGAGCGCCTTGAACTTATCACAAAACTCACTGAAAGACTCAAAGAGCAAGAGAACCTACCTCTGACTATTGAAGCCACGAAGGACCGAAGAAAAGTTCTCAAAGGAGCTCAGTACGTCATCAACATGATTCAGGTTGGGGGGCTTGAAGCGTATCGACTGGATGTAGAGATTCCCAGAAAGTACGGAATAGACCAGACGGTGGGGGATACCCTTGGACCTGGGGGAGTCTTCCGGGCTTTGCGCACTATCCCCGTACTCCTTGACATCTGCCGGGATATGGAAGAACTCTGCCCCGATGCTTTGCTCATCAATTACACGAATCCGATGGCCATGCTCTGCTGGGCGATGAACAAAGCGACCCGCGTGCGAAATGTAGGCCTTTGCCACAGTGTTCAGGGAACAGCTCGAACTCTGGCTGAGTACATTGGTGTCCAGGTGGAGGAAGTACTCCGGTACGAGGATGAAGAGCAGGAATTCTTCTATAAACCCATACCTGAAGGTATCGATTACTGGGTTGCGGGAATCAATCACCAGGCCTGGTTTCTGCAGTTCAGGTATAAAGGAGAGGATGCATATCCCCTCCTCTGGAAAGCCATGGAGGATCCCGAGATTTACAATCGGGACATTGTCCGTTTCGAGATTATGCGCCGCTTCGGATACTTCGTGACTGAATCGAGCCACCACATGTCTGAATATGTACCTTATTTCCGGAAAAATCCGCATCTCGTCGCAAGATATATCCCGAAGCGCTGGGACTACTATGAGATATGCCGCGCTGGCCTTGCGCCTTACATGGAGAGAATCAGACGCCAGATTCAGGGTGAAGAGCCGATAGAGATTCGGCGAAGCCTTGAGTACGGTGCCTATATCATCAATGCTATGGAAACGGGGGAAGTAGTTCGAATTAATGGTAACGTTGCGAATACAGGACTTATCACCAATCTTCCCGAAGGCTGTTGCGTTGAAGTTCCCTGTTTTGTGGACCGCCTGGGTATCCATCCCTGTTTTGTGGGTGAACTTCCACCGCAGCTTGCAGCCATTAATAGGACGAATATCAACGTTCAAGAGCTGGCGGTAGAGGGTGTATTGCAGCAAAAGAGGCGGTATATCTATGAAGCTATAGCCCTCGACCCCCTAACTGCAGCCGTTCTCTCCCTTGACGAAATCAAAAAGATGGTTGACGAAATGTTTGAGGCGGAACGGGAGTATCTTCCAGAGTGGGCATGTGCGTAAGCACGAAAGGAGGTCTAACGAGTGAAGGTAACCTTTATCGGCGCAGGGAGTCTCGTTTTTACCCAGAGGCTCCTTGTGGATCTTGCACGATTGCCTTTTCCTCGAGAGGAAATCGAAATCGCGCTTGTAGACATTAATGAACGTCGCCTTTCGTATATTCACCGTATTGCACAGAGGATTTTTCGCGAGAATAACATCCCTGTGGAGAGGATTCTCGCTACCACCGATCGTAGAGAGGCCCTTCCAGGTTCCCAGTATGTTTTCATTTCCATCCTTGTGGGGGATATAGAAGCCATTCGAAAGGACATCGAAATTCCCCTGCGGTACGGAGTGGACCAGTGCATTGGGGATACCATTGGTCCCGGAGGTGTCTTTAGAGCCCTGAGAACCGCGCCGGTTATCCTTGCCATGTGCCAGGATATAGTGGAACTTTGTCCGGAAGCTTTTGTGTTCAACTACACGAATCCTATGTCCATTCTCTGCTGGGTTGTGAAGGAGCGCTATCCCTCGTTGCGGTTTTACGGCCTTTGCCACAGTGTGCAGCATACTGCAAGGCAGATAGCTCGATACATGGACTGGCCTTTTGAGAAGCTCGAGTACTGGGTTGCAGGAATCAACCATCAAGCCTGGTTTTTAGAACTTCGCCTGGATGGAAAAGATGTGTATCCTCTTTTGCGGGAAAGGGTAGAGGATCCAGAAATCTGGAGAATGGATACGACAAGGATAGAGATGTTCAAGCATCTTGGGTACTACGTAACCGAGTCCAGCGGTCACAATTCTGAGTATAACCCCTGGTTTCGGAAAAGACCGGACCTTTTGAAACGATTCACACCTGGTGGGGGATGGAACGGAGAAACTGGATTCATTCTTAAGCTCTACGGAGAAGATAGAGAAAGTTACGAGAGAGAGCTCGAGCGAATTGCAAGTGGAGAAGTTTCCATAAACTACGAAGAGAGCGAGGAGTATGGAATGAAGATTATCTATGCCCTCGAGAGTGGCGAGATTTTTCGAGCAAACATCAATCTTCCCAACAAGGG containing:
- a CDS encoding ABC transporter ATP-binding protein yields the protein MIEKKGVLLRIEDLCTYFYTDDGVVRAVDGVDLEVREGKVLGIIGETGCGKTVLALSVMRLVPPPGKIIRGEILYYRGNGSFIDLAKLPPKGNAMREIRGRHISMIFQEPMVSLNPLYTIGEQIIENIVTHQRMTRRDAKLLAIRMLERVGIPEPKKRVDDYPHQLSGGMRQRAMIAMALACNPRLLIADEPTTALDVTVQAQVLELLRDLQRKIGMAVIIITHNLGVVAEIADYVAVMYLGRIMEYAEVCDLFDDPLHPYTQALLKSIPYLGVQGRSKERLEIIRGDIPDPYAKIEGCLFASRCPHCKRTCIEAPPLIEVKSGHQVRCWLYC
- the melA gene encoding alpha-galactosidase, translating into MKVTFIGAGSLVFTQRLLVDLARLPFPREEIEIALVDINERRLSYIHRIAQRIFRENNIPVERILATTDRREALPGSQYVFISILVGDIEAIRKDIEIPLRYGVDQCIGDTIGPGGVFRALRTAPVILAMCQDIVELCPEAFVFNYTNPMSILCWVVKERYPSLRFYGLCHSVQHTARQIARYMDWPFEKLEYWVAGINHQAWFLELRLDGKDVYPLLRERVEDPEIWRMDTTRIEMFKHLGYYVTESSGHNSEYNPWFRKRPDLLKRFTPGGGWNGETGFILKLYGEDRESYERELERIASGEVSINYEESEEYGMKIIYALESGEIFRANINLPNKGLITNLPPQCVVEVPCFVEKGRIRPAFVGDLPLQLAALNRMVVQSQEMAVQAILEGKRDYVYYALYYDPLTAAVLSLDEIKKMVDEMFEAEREYLPGGWF
- a CDS encoding alpha-glucosidase/alpha-galactosidase is translated as MPKIVIIGAGSVVFAQKLITDIITFPSLRNSTLALVDIDEERLELITKLTERLKEQENLPLTIEATKDRRKVLKGAQYVINMIQVGGLEAYRLDVEIPRKYGIDQTVGDTLGPGGVFRALRTIPVLLDICRDMEELCPDALLINYTNPMAMLCWAMNKATRVRNVGLCHSVQGTARTLAEYIGVQVEEVLRYEDEEQEFFYKPIPEGIDYWVAGINHQAWFLQFRYKGEDAYPLLWKAMEDPEIYNRDIVRFEIMRRFGYFVTESSHHMSEYVPYFRKNPHLVARYIPKRWDYYEICRAGLAPYMERIRRQIQGEEPIEIRRSLEYGAYIINAMETGEVVRINGNVANTGLITNLPEGCCVEVPCFVDRLGIHPCFVGELPPQLAAINRTNINVQELAVEGVLQQKRRYIYEAIALDPLTAAVLSLDEIKKMVDEMFEAEREYLPEWACA